The Micromonospora sp. WMMD961 genome has a segment encoding these proteins:
- a CDS encoding flavodoxin family protein, producing the protein MHSEAGTILAINGSERVGGNTDHAIAYAGRLIAERGAVLRTIQLREHRISPCSPCGDCNSRTLPCQLDDDVPALVEQMTGADGLIYAAPVHGFGLAHLMQVFIERAGVGYLRFTRPLADKVGGIIVTGRRYSDSSVHNQIVNNLLLNRMILVGSGFPVLLRNTTGTPGLHDAEGVDALERMVHRMLDMVQLLKQHQRVDGAPVLPRRDRNERVPRPRRHDSAPTRGDIENVH; encoded by the coding sequence GTGCACAGCGAAGCAGGGACCATCCTCGCCATCAACGGATCGGAACGGGTCGGCGGCAACACCGACCACGCCATCGCGTACGCGGGACGACTCATCGCCGAGCGGGGTGCCGTCCTGCGCACCATCCAGTTACGTGAGCACCGGATCTCGCCGTGCAGCCCGTGCGGCGACTGCAACAGCCGCACCCTGCCCTGCCAGCTGGACGACGACGTCCCCGCCCTGGTGGAGCAGATGACAGGCGCGGACGGGCTGATCTACGCGGCCCCGGTGCACGGCTTCGGCCTGGCCCACCTCATGCAGGTCTTCATCGAGCGCGCCGGCGTCGGCTACCTGCGCTTCACCCGTCCGCTGGCGGACAAGGTGGGCGGCATCATCGTCACCGGGCGGCGCTACAGCGACTCCTCAGTGCACAACCAGATCGTGAACAACCTGCTGCTCAACCGGATGATCCTGGTGGGCAGCGGGTTCCCCGTCCTGCTGCGCAACACCACCGGCACGCCCGGCCTGCACGACGCCGAGGGCGTCGACGCGCTGGAGCGGATGGTGCACCGGATGCTCGACATGGTGCAGCTGCTCAAACAGCACCAGCGGGTCGACGGCGCTCCGGTCCTTCCGCGGCGGGACCGCAACGAACGCGTACCGCGGCCCCGCCGCCACGATTCCGCCCCGACCAGAGGAGATATCGAGAATGTCCACTGA
- a CDS encoding PLP-dependent aminotransferase family protein, with the protein MSSSQLLVALDRDSSVPLQQQLCDQISGSVRTGRLRPGDPVPPSRELAHQLRVSRTVVTRAYELLRANGVLTSRRGSGTRVSGALTDTPPPTQRAARSPLWPEPPLPTDAGSPLWKPWEPAPMHRTDGTYDFRHGTPALASFPVTRWRQSLADAVSRADAVALGYGPAEGAASLRTQISALLRRSRALDANREHTVVTSGATQAMDILVRLLVGPDDVVVIEDPSHTVLRQIFGYSRAAVVPVGVDEEGLRVDDIERQVRAHGHDPSRVRLIYVTPSHQFPTGFIMSERRRRALLRWAREHAATVLEDDYHNEFTFAEERLPSLAADPQNADVVYVGSFSKTLFPSLRIGYAVLPPHLVRPFLGVKWITDRLTPTLTQEALAEFISSGAYARHIGRMDRLYRQRRARLLEALYEHFGAGVRISGTAAGLHVLVTLGGAPDADEAAIARAAAARDVRVYPASGYFVTRPPTEPTFLIGYAALPTARITEGVALLAAAVRESTAR; encoded by the coding sequence GTGAGTTCGTCCCAGCTTCTCGTCGCACTGGACCGCGACAGTTCGGTTCCGCTGCAGCAACAGCTCTGCGACCAGATCAGCGGGTCCGTGCGCACCGGTCGACTGCGCCCCGGTGATCCGGTGCCGCCGAGCCGTGAGCTGGCCCACCAGCTCCGGGTCTCCCGGACCGTGGTGACCCGGGCCTACGAACTGCTGCGCGCCAACGGGGTGCTCACCTCACGGCGTGGATCCGGCACCCGGGTCAGCGGCGCGCTGACCGACACGCCACCACCCACCCAACGCGCCGCCCGCTCACCACTGTGGCCCGAGCCCCCGCTGCCCACCGACGCCGGCAGCCCCCTGTGGAAGCCCTGGGAACCAGCGCCGATGCACCGGACGGACGGTACGTACGACTTCCGGCACGGCACCCCGGCGCTGGCCAGCTTCCCGGTGACCCGGTGGCGACAGTCGCTCGCCGACGCGGTGAGTCGGGCCGACGCCGTCGCCCTGGGCTACGGCCCGGCCGAGGGCGCGGCGTCGCTGCGGACCCAGATCAGTGCCCTGCTGCGGCGCAGTCGGGCACTCGACGCCAACCGCGAACACACGGTGGTGACCAGCGGCGCCACCCAGGCCATGGACATCCTGGTCCGGCTGCTCGTCGGCCCGGACGACGTGGTGGTCATCGAGGACCCGAGCCACACCGTGCTGCGGCAGATCTTCGGCTACTCGCGGGCCGCCGTGGTGCCGGTCGGCGTCGACGAGGAGGGCCTGCGGGTCGACGACATCGAGCGCCAGGTCCGCGCGCACGGCCACGACCCGTCCCGGGTACGCCTGATCTACGTGACCCCGTCGCACCAGTTCCCGACCGGGTTCATCATGTCCGAGCGGCGGCGACGAGCGCTGCTGCGCTGGGCCCGCGAACACGCCGCCACGGTGCTGGAGGACGACTACCACAACGAGTTCACGTTCGCCGAGGAGCGGCTTCCGTCGCTGGCCGCCGACCCGCAGAACGCCGACGTGGTCTACGTGGGCAGCTTCAGCAAGACCCTCTTCCCCTCGCTGCGCATCGGGTACGCGGTGTTGCCACCACACCTCGTGCGGCCGTTCCTCGGCGTCAAGTGGATCACCGACCGGCTGACCCCGACGCTGACCCAGGAGGCACTGGCCGAGTTCATCTCCTCCGGCGCGTACGCCCGGCACATCGGCCGGATGGACCGCCTCTACCGGCAGCGACGCGCCCGGCTGCTCGAGGCGCTCTACGAACATTTCGGCGCGGGTGTGCGGATCTCCGGCACGGCGGCCGGGCTGCACGTGCTGGTGACCCTGGGCGGTGCGCCCGACGCCGACGAGGCGGCGATCGCGCGCGCCGCCGCCGCCCGCGACGTCCGGGTCTACCCGGCCTCGGGCTACTTCGTCACCCGGCCACCGACCGAGCCGACCTTCCTGATCGGGTACGCGGCGCTGCCCACCGCCCGGATCACCGAGGGCGTGGCGCTGCTGGCCGCCGCGGTGCGGGAATCGACGGCTCGGTGA
- a CDS encoding glycoside hydrolase family 95 protein: protein MSDLTRRQAIKIGAAGAGGALLPLPWTAAARADAVAPPQVLAAGDLALWYDEGAGTDWLRALPIGNGRLGAMVFGNVDTERLQLNEDTVWAGGPHDPSNPRGAGALAEIRRLVNANQWTQAQDLINQTMMGNPGGQLAYQTVGNLRLAFGSASGASQYDRTLDLTTATVTTSYVLNGVRHQREVFASAPDQIIAMRLTADRNNSISFTATFDSPQRTSVSSPDGTTIGLDGVSGNQEGVTGAVRFLALANATVTGGSVSSSGGTLRVTNATSVVLLISIGSSYVNYRNVGGDYAGIARQRLGAARANSFDQLRSRHLADYQALFNRVTLDLGRTSAANQTTDVRIAQHNSVNDPQFSALLFQFGRYLLISSSRPGTQPANLQGIWNDSLTPSWDSKYTINANLPMNYWPANTTNLAECHNPVFDMVRELSVAGARTAQVQYNAGGWVTHHNTDAWRATAVVDGAFWGMWQTGGAWLSTLIWDHYLFNGDVEFLRTNYPAMKGAAQFFLDTLVTEPTLGYLVTNPSNSPELSHHSNASVCAGPTMDNQILRDLFDGVARASEILNVDGTFRAQVRATRDRLPPMKVGSRGNIMEWLYDWVETEPNHRHISHLYGLAPSNQITKRGTPQLFEAARRTLALRGDDGTGWSLAWKINFWARMEEGKRAHDLIRYLATTARLAPNMFDLHPPFQIDGNFGATAGIAEMLLQSHAGELHILPALPPAWPTGKVTGLRGRGGHTVGITWSSGQATEVLVRPDRAGTLRLRARILTGTVTVVDTADGSAPRVTRIESDLIEVTVQAGRTYRVTSTGVATPTLEQSFSNPGITNDSNTNVGNFDGGGASLSAQALAQAGASPGATISRNGVTFRWPNVSPGTADNAIASGQTIGISGTGSTLGFLLTGTYGAVSGTGTVVYADGTRQTFTLSSPDWYGGPHSGGTAAIVSAYQNRPNNVRQNTAACIYYVGVTLQSKAVAQVVLPNISARPATNVPTMHIFAVAIGG from the coding sequence ATGTCCGACCTGACTCGACGGCAGGCCATCAAGATCGGCGCAGCCGGTGCGGGTGGTGCTCTCCTGCCGCTGCCCTGGACCGCCGCGGCCCGCGCGGACGCGGTGGCACCGCCGCAGGTGCTGGCCGCCGGGGACCTCGCCCTCTGGTACGACGAGGGGGCCGGCACCGACTGGCTGCGCGCGCTGCCGATCGGCAACGGCCGGCTCGGCGCCATGGTCTTCGGCAACGTCGACACGGAGCGACTCCAACTCAACGAGGACACCGTCTGGGCCGGCGGCCCGCACGACCCCAGCAACCCACGGGGCGCGGGCGCGCTCGCGGAGATCCGGCGCCTGGTCAACGCCAACCAGTGGACCCAGGCCCAGGACCTGATCAACCAGACCATGATGGGCAACCCCGGCGGCCAACTGGCCTACCAGACCGTCGGCAACCTCCGACTCGCCTTCGGGTCCGCCAGCGGGGCGTCGCAGTACGACCGCACGTTGGACCTCACCACCGCCACCGTCACGACGTCGTACGTGCTGAACGGCGTTCGACACCAGCGCGAGGTGTTCGCCAGCGCGCCGGACCAGATCATCGCGATGCGGCTCACCGCCGACCGGAACAACTCGATCAGCTTCACCGCCACCTTCGACAGTCCACAGCGCACGTCGGTGTCCAGCCCGGACGGCACCACGATCGGCCTCGACGGCGTCTCCGGTAACCAGGAGGGCGTCACCGGCGCGGTACGTTTCCTCGCCCTGGCCAACGCCACCGTCACCGGAGGCAGTGTGTCCAGCTCCGGTGGCACCCTGCGGGTGACCAACGCCACGAGTGTGGTCCTGCTGATCTCCATCGGTTCCAGCTACGTCAACTACCGCAACGTCGGCGGCGACTACGCGGGCATCGCACGACAGCGCCTCGGCGCGGCGCGGGCCAACAGCTTCGACCAGTTGCGCAGCAGGCACCTCGCCGACTACCAGGCGCTCTTCAACCGGGTCACCCTGGACCTGGGCCGCACCTCGGCCGCGAACCAGACGACCGACGTGCGGATCGCCCAGCACAACAGTGTCAACGACCCGCAGTTCTCCGCGCTGTTGTTCCAGTTCGGCCGGTACCTGTTGATCTCCTCCTCGCGGCCCGGCACGCAGCCGGCCAACCTGCAGGGCATCTGGAACGACTCGCTGACCCCCTCGTGGGACTCCAAATACACGATCAACGCCAACCTGCCGATGAACTACTGGCCGGCCAACACGACGAACCTGGCCGAGTGCCACAACCCGGTGTTCGACATGGTCCGCGAGCTGTCGGTCGCCGGAGCGCGCACCGCTCAGGTGCAGTACAACGCGGGCGGCTGGGTCACCCACCACAACACCGACGCGTGGCGGGCCACCGCGGTGGTGGACGGCGCGTTCTGGGGCATGTGGCAGACCGGCGGCGCGTGGCTGTCCACCCTGATCTGGGACCACTACCTGTTCAACGGCGACGTCGAGTTCCTGCGGACGAACTATCCGGCCATGAAGGGCGCCGCGCAGTTCTTCCTGGACACCCTGGTGACCGAACCGACCCTCGGCTACCTGGTGACCAACCCGTCGAACTCGCCGGAGCTGAGCCACCACTCGAACGCCAGCGTGTGCGCCGGCCCCACCATGGACAACCAGATCCTGCGCGACCTCTTCGACGGCGTCGCGCGCGCGAGCGAGATCCTCAACGTGGACGGCACCTTCCGGGCCCAGGTCCGCGCCACCCGGGACCGGCTCCCCCCGATGAAGGTCGGCTCGCGCGGCAACATCATGGAGTGGCTCTACGACTGGGTGGAGACCGAGCCCAACCACCGGCACATCTCGCACCTGTACGGGCTGGCCCCCAGCAACCAGATCACCAAGCGCGGCACCCCACAGCTGTTCGAGGCGGCCCGGCGGACCCTGGCGCTGCGCGGCGACGACGGGACCGGCTGGTCGTTGGCCTGGAAAATCAACTTCTGGGCTCGGATGGAGGAGGGCAAGCGGGCGCACGACCTGATCCGCTACCTCGCCACCACCGCCCGGCTCGCGCCCAACATGTTCGACCTGCACCCGCCGTTCCAGATCGACGGCAACTTCGGTGCCACCGCGGGCATCGCCGAGATGCTGCTGCAGAGCCACGCCGGCGAGCTGCACATCCTGCCCGCCCTGCCGCCGGCCTGGCCGACCGGGAAGGTGACCGGCCTGCGCGGTCGCGGTGGACACACGGTCGGCATCACCTGGAGCAGCGGTCAGGCCACCGAGGTGCTCGTCCGACCGGACCGCGCCGGCACCCTCCGCCTGCGCGCCCGGATCCTGACCGGCACCGTCACGGTTGTCGACACCGCCGACGGCTCGGCGCCCCGGGTCACCCGGATCGAGTCGGATCTGATCGAGGTCACCGTGCAGGCCGGGCGCACCTACCGGGTCACCAGCACGGGCGTCGCCACGCCGACGTTGGAGCAGAGCTTCAGCAACCCCGGCATCACCAACGACAGCAACACCAACGTCGGCAACTTCGACGGTGGCGGAGCCAGCCTCTCCGCGCAGGCCCTCGCGCAGGCCGGGGCCAGCCCCGGCGCCACGATCAGCCGCAACGGGGTCACCTTCCGCTGGCCCAACGTCAGCCCCGGCACGGCCGACAACGCCATCGCCTCGGGCCAGACCATCGGCATCAGCGGCACCGGCAGCACGCTCGGCTTCCTGCTGACCGGCACGTACGGCGCGGTGTCCGGAACCGGGACGGTGGTGTACGCCGACGGCACCCGCCAGACGTTCACGCTGAGCTCGCCCGACTGGTACGGCGGGCCGCACTCCGGTGGGACCGCCGCCATCGTGTCCGCGTACCAGAACCGACCCAACAACGTTCGCCAGAACACCGCCGCCTGCATCTACTACGTCGGCGTGACGTTGCAGAGCAAGGCGGTGGCCCAGGTCGTCCTTCCCAACATCAGCGCGCGGCCGGCGACCAACGTACCGACCATGCACATCTTCGCCGTCGCGATCGGCGGCTGA
- a CDS encoding chorismate mutase: MTDQHWFAAPAGSPPAGAADGPTRIAELRGVIDHLDQRIIALLAERTRVVQELTAHKTDEATVRSPDRVRQVLDRVSELAVGNGMPPEVAVGTYRALVDELTRMQLDMLAARRAAASAGEER, encoded by the coding sequence ATGACCGACCAGCACTGGTTCGCGGCACCGGCCGGCTCCCCGCCGGCCGGTGCCGCCGACGGCCCGACCCGGATCGCCGAGCTGCGGGGCGTCATCGACCATCTCGACCAGCGGATCATCGCCCTGCTGGCCGAGCGTACCCGGGTGGTGCAGGAGCTGACCGCGCACAAGACGGACGAGGCGACAGTTCGATCACCCGACCGGGTGCGGCAGGTGCTCGACAGGGTGTCCGAACTGGCCGTGGGGAACGGCATGCCGCCCGAGGTGGCGGTCGGCACCTACCGTGCCCTCGTCGACGAGCTGACCCGGATGCAACTCGACATGCTGGCGGCCCGCCGTGCCGCCGCGTCGGCGGGGGAGGAGCGGTGA
- a CDS encoding class I SAM-dependent methyltransferase: MSARALSFGMVAEAYERYRPGYPVELLDLVMSYAGRPIRTALEIGAGTGKATRLFSRREVTLTVTEPDGAMLAELRKHVPSPVQTVQAAFEDLRPGERYDLVYAAAALHWTKAEGRWSRMAALVEPGGVFASFGAPIQLADPAVADAVRAARAPFLESDEVPSPDGTPPGHAMQWPGTELQRSEWFTDVQQVVIERRLTMSADDYVGHLSTISAYLELPTPEQEQVFHRITQVLPETVDLAADIIVHLARRRHEQ, from the coding sequence ATGTCTGCTCGCGCACTGAGCTTCGGGATGGTGGCGGAAGCATACGAACGGTACCGGCCCGGATATCCCGTCGAGCTTCTCGACCTGGTGATGAGCTATGCGGGTCGGCCGATTCGAACGGCCCTGGAGATCGGTGCGGGGACAGGCAAGGCGACACGGCTGTTCAGCCGACGGGAGGTCACGCTCACCGTGACCGAGCCGGACGGTGCCATGCTCGCCGAGCTGCGCAAGCACGTGCCGTCCCCCGTCCAGACGGTGCAGGCCGCCTTCGAGGACCTGCGACCGGGGGAGAGATACGACCTGGTGTACGCGGCCGCCGCGCTGCACTGGACGAAGGCGGAGGGCCGCTGGTCGCGCATGGCCGCGCTGGTGGAGCCGGGCGGCGTGTTCGCCTCGTTCGGCGCCCCGATCCAGCTGGCCGATCCGGCGGTGGCGGACGCGGTGCGTGCGGCCCGGGCGCCGTTCCTGGAGAGCGACGAGGTGCCGTCCCCCGACGGCACGCCCCCGGGGCACGCGATGCAGTGGCCGGGCACCGAGCTGCAACGGTCCGAGTGGTTCACCGACGTCCAGCAGGTGGTGATCGAGCGGCGTCTGACGATGAGCGCCGACGACTACGTCGGGCACCTGTCGACGATCTCGGCGTATCTCGAGCTGCCGACGCCGGAACAGGAGCAGGTCTTCCACCGGATCACGCAGGTCCTGCCCGAGACGGTCGACCTTGCCGCCGACATCATCGTCCATCTCGCCCGTCGGCGGCACGAGCAGTAG
- a CDS encoding UbiD family decarboxylase encodes MSRSPVDLRHALATLDPLPGELVRVATELPARFGVSAHYARWAGAPAAPPTGAGPAVLFDRVRPDHGPTRAVLMGLYGTRRRAAGLLGCTPAELPHRLLDAVASPRPPVPAPDPARWPRETLPVDLTALPVPVLTDEDAGPYLTLGAVLATDPDTGVRNLSVHRMCVQGPDTLTIWMVPGRDLELAYQAALRRGSPLPVAVHLGLCPAVLLSSCCPTSLVPPDLDELAVAGALAGQPVELLPCRTVDTEFIAHAEYVIEGELLADRAPESRHGTVATPEFLGYQGRAHPALPLIRVTAITARESPILQAVSGPGHEQSVLLGFGMEAAVLDLLRRRGMPALAAHCHTAGGGQLMVVLQWPAKRGPEDDVAVRVAAEAVLEQFRMAKLVLCVDDDVDIESDQDLWWAMVTRFQADQDLRVLPDREGFPLDPSQHTGYSPSLSADGRTAKAVFDCTVPYAQRERFARPRFTEPSIPAPRRPAAPRPR; translated from the coding sequence GTGAGCCGCTCACCCGTCGACCTGCGGCACGCCCTGGCCACCCTCGACCCGCTCCCCGGTGAGCTGGTCCGCGTCGCCACCGAGCTGCCGGCGCGGTTCGGCGTCTCCGCGCACTACGCCCGCTGGGCGGGCGCGCCCGCCGCCCCGCCCACCGGCGCCGGCCCGGCGGTGCTCTTCGACCGGGTACGCCCCGACCACGGTCCGACCCGAGCGGTGCTGATGGGCCTCTACGGCACCCGGCGTCGGGCGGCCGGGCTGCTCGGCTGCACACCGGCCGAGCTGCCGCACCGGCTGCTCGACGCGGTGGCCTCGCCCCGCCCGCCGGTGCCCGCACCCGACCCGGCCCGCTGGCCCCGCGAGACGCTGCCGGTGGACCTGACCGCGTTGCCGGTGCCGGTGCTCACCGACGAGGACGCCGGGCCCTACCTGACCCTCGGCGCGGTGCTCGCCACCGACCCGGACACCGGGGTCCGCAACCTGTCCGTGCACCGGATGTGCGTCCAGGGTCCGGACACGCTGACCATCTGGATGGTGCCCGGCCGGGACCTGGAACTCGCCTACCAGGCGGCGTTGCGTCGGGGGAGTCCGTTGCCGGTCGCCGTCCACCTCGGCCTGTGCCCGGCGGTGCTGCTCTCCTCCTGCTGCCCGACCTCGCTGGTGCCACCCGACCTCGACGAGCTGGCGGTGGCCGGTGCCCTCGCCGGGCAACCGGTGGAGCTGCTGCCCTGCCGCACCGTCGACACCGAGTTCATCGCGCACGCCGAGTACGTCATCGAGGGCGAGTTGCTGGCCGACCGGGCACCGGAGAGCCGGCACGGCACTGTCGCCACCCCGGAGTTCCTCGGCTACCAGGGCCGGGCGCATCCCGCGCTGCCGTTGATCCGGGTCACCGCGATCACCGCCCGGGAGAGCCCGATCCTGCAGGCCGTGTCCGGCCCCGGGCACGAACAGTCGGTGCTGCTCGGCTTCGGGATGGAGGCCGCGGTGCTGGACCTGTTGCGCCGCAGGGGCATGCCGGCGCTGGCGGCGCACTGCCACACGGCGGGCGGCGGTCAGCTCATGGTGGTGCTCCAGTGGCCGGCGAAGCGCGGCCCGGAGGACGACGTCGCGGTCCGCGTCGCCGCGGAGGCGGTGCTGGAGCAGTTCCGGATGGCCAAGCTGGTGCTGTGCGTGGACGACGACGTCGACATCGAGTCCGACCAGGACCTGTGGTGGGCGATGGTCACCCGCTTCCAGGCCGATCAGGACCTGCGGGTGCTTCCGGACCGGGAGGGCTTCCCGCTCGACCCGAGCCAGCACACCGGCTACTCCCCGTCGCTCTCGGCGGACGGGCGCACGGCGAAGGCGGTCTTCGACTGCACCGTCCCGTACGCCCAGCGGGAGCGGTTCGCCCGGCCCCGCTTCACCGAGCCGTCGATTCCCGCACCGCGGCGGCCAGCAGCGCCACGCCCTCGGTGA
- a CDS encoding DUF1963 domain-containing protein, producing MDHQGKFRAAALEVGIPDDEIGRFTTHLRLSIRLGGGSGGVPVGQFGGLPRLPVGMDWPVAGASRLPFIFSVDCAALPEVDGSGLPVDGSLLFFLDPEEDHLAREPGYARVVYVPAGTDTEVAEQPTDHEMVGEQYDVVATLVAQLPDWFGTNEDEDDLSPFQQQVNHDLERDLPHLDELRTLADDLWPPNEGLASAYIGGYADDEVITSIAEQILAGREKAGEIVIPVAKWYSQVEEEKHRLTSEWLSLARFPLADEFYHGSFVIRHDDLAAGRLDRALSVTEFSE from the coding sequence ATGGATCATCAGGGGAAGTTCCGTGCCGCAGCGCTCGAGGTGGGCATCCCGGACGATGAGATCGGCAGGTTCACCACGCACCTCCGTCTGTCGATCCGGTTGGGCGGCGGTTCGGGCGGGGTTCCGGTCGGGCAGTTCGGTGGGTTGCCCCGGCTGCCGGTGGGCATGGACTGGCCGGTCGCCGGGGCCAGTCGGTTGCCGTTCATCTTCTCCGTCGACTGCGCGGCGCTGCCCGAAGTCGACGGCTCGGGCCTGCCGGTGGACGGCTCGCTGCTGTTCTTTCTCGACCCCGAGGAGGACCACCTGGCGAGGGAGCCGGGGTACGCGCGAGTCGTGTACGTGCCCGCCGGCACCGATACCGAGGTTGCCGAGCAACCCACCGACCACGAGATGGTCGGCGAGCAGTACGACGTCGTCGCCACGCTCGTCGCGCAGCTGCCCGACTGGTTCGGGACGAACGAGGACGAGGACGACCTGTCGCCCTTCCAGCAGCAGGTGAACCACGACCTGGAGCGTGACCTGCCGCACCTGGACGAACTCCGCACTCTGGCCGACGACCTCTGGCCGCCGAACGAAGGGCTGGCCAGCGCCTACATCGGCGGGTATGCCGACGACGAGGTGATCACGAGTATCGCCGAGCAGATCCTCGCGGGGCGCGAGAAGGCTGGCGAGATCGTCATACCGGTGGCGAAGTGGTATTCCCAGGTGGAGGAGGAGAAGCACCGGCTGACGAGCGAGTGGTTGTCACTCGCCCGCTTTCCCCTGGCCGACGAGTTCTACCACGGGAGTTTCGTGATCCGCCACGACGACCTCGCCGCCGGCCGGCTGGACAGGGCGCTCTCCGTGACAGAGTTCAGCGAGTAG
- a CDS encoding response regulator transcription factor, with protein MIRVLIVDDQALMRAGFRALLDAEEHLEVVGEATDGSSAVHLSRCLRPDVVLMDVQMPGIDGIEATRRIAADPDLAAIRVLILTNYGLDSYVFAALRAGASGFLLKDADPADLLHAVTVVARGDALLAPTVTRTLISEFVAGPPPAVPAAGRDVLTAREQEIVELVARGLTNDEIAARMVISPLTAKTHVNRAMTKLHCRDRAQLVVWAYESGLVAPRRR; from the coding sequence ATGATCCGGGTGCTGATCGTCGACGACCAGGCGCTGATGCGAGCCGGTTTCCGGGCACTGCTCGACGCCGAGGAGCACCTGGAGGTCGTCGGCGAGGCGACCGACGGCAGCTCGGCCGTCCACCTGTCGCGGTGTCTGCGCCCGGACGTCGTCCTGATGGACGTGCAGATGCCGGGGATCGACGGCATCGAGGCCACCCGGCGCATCGCCGCGGATCCCGACCTTGCCGCGATCCGCGTCCTGATCCTCACCAACTACGGGCTCGACTCCTACGTCTTCGCCGCCCTCCGCGCGGGTGCCAGCGGTTTTCTCCTCAAGGACGCCGACCCCGCCGACCTGCTGCACGCCGTCACCGTCGTCGCCCGCGGTGATGCGTTGCTCGCGCCGACCGTCACCCGCACACTGATCAGTGAGTTCGTGGCCGGCCCACCGCCGGCCGTGCCGGCGGCCGGACGCGACGTGCTGACCGCCCGGGAACAGGAGATCGTCGAGCTGGTCGCCCGCGGGTTGACCAACGACGAGATCGCCGCGCGCATGGTGATCAGTCCGTTGACCGCCAAGACACACGTCAACCGGGCGATGACGAAGCTGCACTGCCGCGACCGGGCCCAACTGGTCGTGTGGGCGTACGAGTCGGGGCTGGTGGCGCCGCGTCGTCGGTGA
- a CDS encoding cupin domain-containing protein, whose translation MSTEQVAAPVGIDFPATEWERWDKPGAEGRVKISYVGGQRLRLLELPPGFDEHHWCLRGHTGYVLRGEFTIHFRDRSVPCRPGMGFVIPDDEEHRSQGSDAEPTVVFVVDQVPQP comes from the coding sequence ATGTCCACTGAGCAGGTCGCCGCGCCGGTCGGCATCGACTTCCCGGCCACCGAGTGGGAGAGGTGGGACAAGCCGGGCGCCGAGGGGCGCGTCAAGATCTCGTACGTCGGGGGGCAGCGGCTGCGTCTGCTGGAACTGCCGCCCGGCTTCGACGAGCACCACTGGTGCCTGCGCGGGCACACCGGCTACGTCCTGCGGGGCGAGTTCACCATCCACTTCCGGGACCGGTCGGTGCCGTGCCGCCCCGGCATGGGGTTCGTGATCCCCGACGACGAGGAGCACCGGTCCCAGGGCAGCGACGCCGAGCCCACCGTCGTCTTCGTGGTCGACCAGGTTCCCCAGCCATGA